One part of the Lepeophtheirus salmonis chromosome 14, UVic_Lsal_1.4, whole genome shotgun sequence genome encodes these proteins:
- the LOC121129529 gene encoding uncharacterized protein, whose protein sequence is MSTGVGSVLTPALRAIGNIVTGSDTQTDTVITAVGLSSLANLLRHEKMTTVKEATWTISNGNQIQNVIDENILLLIVQILTAGDFKAQKEAAWAVSNLTSCGSTEQAIVLLQTGVMKPLFDLLNTKDALMVVVIIDSLTNVMNAAQSIGEVEKVREIIEECGSLDKIAIYEKILSKPLSKKIKNSI, encoded by the coding sequence ATGTCCACAGGTGTAGGTAGTGTTCTCACTCCTGCACTCAGAGCTATTGGAAATATTGTTACTGGAAGTGATACTCAAACAGATACGGTCATCACTGCGGTAGGACTGTCTTCGCTAGCTAATTTGTTGAGGCACGAGAAAATGACCACTGTGAAGGAAGCCACTTGGACCATCTCAAAtggaaatcaaattcaaaatgtcaTTGATGAGAACATTCTTCTACTCATCGTCCAAATTCTTACTGCAGGAGATTTCAAAGCACAGAAGGAAGCGGCATGGGCAGTATCTAATTTGACGTCCTGTGGATCCACGGAACAGGCGATTGTATTACTTCAAACAGGTGTCATGAAACCCCTTTTTGATCTTCTTAATACAAAGGATGCCCTTATGGTGGTTGTCATTATCGATAGTTTAACAAACGTTATGAATGCTGCTCAAAGTATTGGCGAGGTTGAAAAGGTTAGGGAAATTATTGAGGAGTGTGGAAGTCTCGATAAAATTGCTATATACGAAAAAATCCTAAGCAAaccattatcaaaaaaaataaagaatagcaTATAA